In the genome of Fimbriimonadia bacterium, the window CTGAAGATGCGGGCGGTGGACGACCCGGGCTCCTACATTGATGGCGTGCCCGTGTCCGAACTGCTTCGCACGCAGACAGGACGGGACGCTGGTCGAGATGCCTCGCGATATCCCCCTCGGGATTACAAGATGGTCGGGCGCATCGCACGTCCCTCGCTACTGCGAACGGTACGGGATAGGGTGCGCGCATTAGCGTTTCGCCTGAACTCGCGTTCTATGCCGACGTAATAGAGTGTGACATACCAGACAGAGGAGACGAAATGACATCCGCACTGCTGCTAGCGCTCACGTTGCTTCAGACCGCACCCGAGAGCGCTGCCATGGAAACGGCTTGGGACTACAGCAAGTCACACGGTGGCCAGACTATGGTAGTGCTTTACAACGGCAAGCGAGTGTTCGAGCGGTATGCCTCTGGCGGCTCCGCACGTCAACCACAGATGCTTGCAAGCGGCAGCAAGAGCTTTGTAGGCATCGCTGCGATTGCCGCGGTCGAAGACGGGCTCATCAGGCTGGACGATCGCGCTTGCGAGTCACTTACAGAATGGAAGAGGGACGCACAGAAGTCCAAGATCACCTATCGGCATCTACTGACCATGACGAGCGGACTGGACCCCGGGCTGCCCCTGGGCAGAGACCGCATCTACACCTGGAAACAAATCATCGAGCGGCCCTCGAAGTCGGCCCCTGGGAAGAGCTTCGAGTACGGCTCGACGCATCTCATTGTATTTGCCGAGGCGCTTCAGCGAAAGCTGAAGGGGGAGACCTTCGAGGCATACCTCGAGCGACGTGTTTTTCGTCCTCTGGGCGTAAAGGTAGAGTGGCAGTTGCGCAACGCCGACGGTAACCCACAGGTAGCGGGGGGTGCTGCGATGACCGCACGCGACTGGGCCACCTTCGGGGAGTGGGTGCGGCTCAAGGGCAAACACGGAGGCAAGCAGATCATTCGAGCATCGCTCTTCGACGAACTGGCAAAGGGCACTCCGCAGAATCCCGCCTATGGCCTGACATGGT includes:
- a CDS encoding beta-lactamase family protein, which translates into the protein MTSALLLALTLLQTAPESAAMETAWDYSKSHGGQTMVVLYNGKRVFERYASGGSARQPQMLASGSKSFVGIAAIAAVEDGLIRLDDRACESLTEWKRDAQKSKITYRHLLTMTSGLDPGLPLGRDRIYTWKQIIERPSKSAPGKSFEYGSTHLIVFAEALQRKLKGETFEAYLERRVFRPLGVKVEWQLRNADGNPQVAGGAAMTARDWATFGEWVRLKGKHGGKQIIRASLFDELAKGTPQNPAYGLTWWLVKPVTDQHKRDIPLIRTELSSLLEQSWVPKDALIAAGLGKQRLYVIRSRNLVVVRQGPLFGGNRFDDAEFMSRLLRSKPASAR